A region of Acidobacteriota bacterium DNA encodes the following proteins:
- a CDS encoding zf-HC2 domain-containing protein, with translation MAEEGHEHCRQLFERICAQIEGDLAPGSCAELSRHMESCEPCRRFLESMAATRKALERYGATSSFSGQEVQELLRGCLDRFRSLETSRSPADE, from the coding sequence ATGGCGGAAGAAGGACACGAACATTGCCGGCAGCTCTTCGAGCGCATCTGCGCACAGATCGAGGGCGATCTGGCCCCCGGGTCCTGCGCCGAGCTCTCCCGCCACATGGAATCCTGCGAACCTTGCCGCCGGTTTCTGGAATCCATGGCGGCCACGCGCAAGGCGCTCGAACGATACGGCGCCACATCGAGTTTCTCCGGGCAGGAGGTTCAAGAACTACTGCGAGGATGCCTCGATCGGTTCCGGTCCCTAGAGACCTCTCGCTCGCCCGCCGATGAATGA
- the purE gene encoding 5-(carboxyamino)imidazole ribonucleotide mutase, with translation MADQKTLVAVLMGSASDAPALEPCTRTLKKYGVPYVVRVLSAHRTPSETAEFVTRSEREGVEVFIAAAGMAAHLAGAVAARTVRPVIGLPVASGPLDGQDALLSTVMMPPGIPVATVAINGAANAATLAVQILAVSRPDLFEKLSAARESMRQEVLEKDRGLARD, from the coding sequence ATGGCCGATCAGAAGACCCTCGTGGCCGTTCTCATGGGAAGCGCATCGGACGCTCCCGCGCTCGAACCCTGCACGCGAACCCTCAAGAAGTACGGGGTTCCCTACGTGGTTCGCGTCCTCTCCGCCCATCGCACGCCCTCGGAAACCGCCGAATTCGTCACCCGGTCGGAGAGGGAGGGCGTGGAGGTTTTCATCGCCGCCGCGGGCATGGCCGCCCACCTGGCCGGAGCCGTGGCCGCCCGAACCGTTCGGCCCGTCATCGGCCTCCCCGTGGCGTCGGGCCCCCTCGACGGCCAGGACGCGCTGCTCTCGACGGTCATGATGCCGCCGGGCATCCCGGTGGCCACGGTGGCCATCAACGGGGCCGCCAACGCGGCCACCCTCGCGGTCCAGATCCTGGCGGTTTCCCGCCCGGATCTCTTCGAGAAGCTCTCGGCCGCTCGGGAGTCCATGCGCCAGGAGGTCCTGGAAAAGGACCGCGGGCTGGCCAGGGACTGA